Proteins from one Drosophila kikkawai strain 14028-0561.14 unplaced genomic scaffold, DkikHiC1v2 scaffold_323, whole genome shotgun sequence genomic window:
- the LOC121502558 gene encoding histone H2A → MSGRGKGGKVKGKAKSRSNRAGLQFPVGRIHRLLRKGNYAERVGAGAPVYLAAVMEYLAAEVLELAGNAARDNKKTRIIPRHLQLAIRNDEELNKLLSGVTIAQGGVLPNIQAVLLPKKTEKKA, encoded by the coding sequence atgtcTGGTCGTGGAAAAGGTGGCAAAGTTAAGGGAAAGGCAAAGTCCCGGTCCAACCGTGCCGGACTTCAGTTCCCTGTCGGCCGTATCCATCGTCTGCTCCGCAAGGGCAACTACGCCGAGCGCGTCGGTGCCGGCGCTCCAGTTTACCTGGCTGCCGTGATGGAATATCTGGCCGCTGAGGTTCTCGAGTTGGCTGGCAATGCTGCTCGTGACAACAAGAAGACGAGGATCATCCCGCGTCATCTGCAGCTGGCCATCCGCAACGACGAAGAGTTGAACAAGCTGCTCTCCGGCGTCACCATTGCCCAGGGAGGTGTGTTGCccaacatccaggctgttctgttgcccaagaagaccgagaagaaggcttaa